The Halotia branconii CENA392 region AACTGTTAAATCAAGCCTGAGCTATGAAATGAATAGAAGCAGTTACATTGCTCACACAAAGTAGTAAATGTCGCTCGGCAATCCTTGCTCAAATTCCTTGGGTAAAATGCTTTTTAATTCAGCCTCGATGTGATTCATCGCAAGTGATATGATAAAACCTGAGTAGGACACGCACAGCTTGCTCTAAATCCTTTTCTTTAATTAAATCTAAGATAGCTACATCTGCACCAGCCTTGGCCACAAGGAATAAATCAGCAGGTGTATACAATTCTGATTCGCTGATAATGATGATGCCTAGATTTTGTAGTTGCGATCGCCTAGCTGCTAGTAGTTGCTCAGTAGCGCAGATATCGACACTAAAATCTACTAAACTCTGATTGTTAATTACTACTAGATTTAAATTGTTAAGCTTTAACACCCGATCTAGTTCAGTCAAGGTATGAACTTGTACTAGAGCATTCATGCCCAAATCTTGAATTACTCTCAACAAGTTTTGCAGTTGTTCATCTGAAAGAATTGCTGCAATTAGTAGTACTGCGTCTGCACCGGCTTCTCTTGCCAAATAAACTTGGCAGGAGTCTAAAATAAAATCCTTACACAGTATGGGTAATCTTACTCGTTTACGGATAGTGCGTAGAGTGTCATAACTACCTTGAAAAAATTTTTGGTCAGTATACACAGATAGACAAGTTGCACCACCGCGTTCATAAGCTTGGGCGATCGCTACTGGATCAAAATTTTCTCTAAGGATGCCGTGAATTGGGCACGCCTTCTTCACATCTGCAATGATGCAAGGCTTGTAAGGACTTTGTTGCAAAGCGGTGAAGAAATCTCTGACACTCGGGGCTTTGGTTAACTGGCGTTCAAAAAAAGCAACAGGCATTTGTTGCTGAATTTGTGCAATTTCTTCTTTCTTATAAAAGAATATCTCCCTAATAATAGCTTGTAAACGACTATCAGTGATATCAGATGGGTAAGTCATAAGCTGCTAGGAATCAAGTAAGGAGGCGAGGAAGTCGCCGACACACTCTTGCGTTTGAGCGTCACCCCCTAACCTATTAGCAAGGCAAGAGCATCAGGGCTTGCTGCACGCTAGGATGAGGTATGAAGAGCCAAATTTTGCTCTCTTCAGACTTCGCCCTTCCTGTAGGTGTGCCTCCGTTGAAGACTCACGTAATTAAAGTTAATTTGAGGTCAAACGCCTTCGCAGTCTTGCTATCAGTTTGACTTTGTTTTTAACTCTCAACTAATCTATTAGTTGTTTTTTGTTAATCGATTATAGGTGCGGTAAGGCATATAGTGTAACGGGTTGTAACCTAAAAAACGCAAAATCAATACACATGCCCAAGAATATTTGCCAGCGATAATTGCTTCGGTAATTGGCTCAATTTGCTTGGTATTAATTTTCCAATCTGCTTGTGTCTGATCATCATTAATGTTCTGAGTCATAACTTCCACCCTTGTGTATAGATAGACTTAAACCAATGTCTAATACTAATTTGCAATTAGTAGTTGAGATATATCCCAACATACATAAGTAAAGCAGTTTTAAATCCAGGGCAAACGAACCTCAATCAATCTCGCCCACGACTACGATTGAGCTATTAAGAATATAGCAGTCTTAGTTAAGATTTTAGTTGCCGCTTTCATCTTATGACTTCAAATTTATAGTATTTTTTCAAATTTTGCAAATAAATTCTGTTATTTTTTTCTTCTTTTTACAGCCCTAAAAAAGCCTGAATTCAGTGTCAATTTCAGTAGACTTCAGTAAACTTCAGTAAACTTCAGTCTAATTCAGCTAAATATCGATAAATGTCCCTAATTTCATCATCACTAACAGCAACTCTCCAGACCCAGATAAATTAGTTACTAAGCGAAACTCACTTTTTATTTATAAATCGCAAAAATTAATCACTTTATAGGCCTGAGCATCATCAAATGACTCCAGAAAAACAGCAAGCACTTCAAGAACATATACAAATTAAACTTTTATGTCAAAATTCCGGTATGAAACTCCATAAGAGCAATTTTTTAAGTAATCTTTAGATAAATAGTGTTGCTCTCAGACAGTTAGCGATCGAGCAGATAGTAAGCATCATTAGACATAGCACTTACGCAAACTATCTCTCAAATTCTTATTTTTTTGTATACTCTGTGCTTACCTCTGCGGTTTTATTCTTCTGTGACTTGTGCGTAAGTCCTAAGACAATATATAAAGTGGTTCATCGAGTAATTGACGCAGGTGGTAGACCGACTTAAGGTTAGCTAAAAACAAGATAATTGAACTTTTTTCAAGCTCTCTTTTACCTGGAGTTAACTTAATGAATATTAACGAAGTATGTGAATCGGTAATAGATTTTAACAAAATAGTTGAATTGGTCAATCAAGCAGCTGCTAAATATTTCAAAGATGGCTGCATGAATCCTATTCATGAGTGTGTGATTCGGGGAACTTTGGAAGGTCTAACTTACCGAGAGATACATCAACGGTACAATAAAAAAATCAAGGTTTCATTGGACACATTTATAAAGGATTATGGTTGTGAACTTTGGAAATCGCTCAAAAATGTAAAGACACTAGAAAAAATCCATAAGAAGAATGCAGAGACTCTACTAACAAATTTAATCAAGGCAAAAGGTGGAGACACTCAACTAACAAATTTAATCAATGCAAAAGGTGGAGACACTCACCCTTCATGTTATGAACACACTTTACTACCTACAATCTATTGGACTCTAGACAACCAACAAAATCTGACGAAAAAAAACATCTTAAGAAAACTTAATGTAATTGGAGATGCAGAATCGTTTAAAATTTTCGGTCTTCTAAGTGCCCCTACTAATAGGAAGGAAAACTGGACTGCTCAAGACCTATTTGATCGCTTGCCACATAGTAATAATGGACTATGTTTAGAAGAATTTATAGATTCAGTCCTCCACTTAATTCGTGGCGGAAGGTCAAATAACAGTAGGAAAAACTACCGAGAAGATCAATTGACGTTCTGGTCATCAGATAGTAGATTACTTAAACTTACAGTAAGTAAGATGGAAGTCTTCAAGAATGGTTCAATAAGGTTTACTATGATACTTCAGGAAATTATAGCCATAGGATTCATAGAAAACGCGCCTAATCTAAAATCAGCTACGCTAGCAACTGCTATAATCCTTGGGAATCGCCTTCAATGGGATGTGTGTGACATATTTCTGCTAATACTTAATTCTGGGGATTTTCAGAAT contains the following coding sequences:
- a CDS encoding indole-3-glycerol phosphate synthase TrpC, with translation MTYPSDITDSRLQAIIREIFFYKKEEIAQIQQQMPVAFFERQLTKAPSVRDFFTALQQSPYKPCIIADVKKACPIHGILRENFDPVAIAQAYERGGATCLSVYTDQKFFQGSYDTLRTIRKRVRLPILCKDFILDSCQVYLAREAGADAVLLIAAILSDEQLQNLLRVIQDLGMNALVQVHTLTELDRVLKLNNLNLVVINNQSLVDFSVDICATEQLLAARRSQLQNLGIIIISESELYTPADLFLVAKAGADVAILDLIKEKDLEQAVRVLLRFYHITCDESHRG